In Falco cherrug isolate bFalChe1 chromosome 5, bFalChe1.pri, whole genome shotgun sequence, one DNA window encodes the following:
- the LOC129736128 gene encoding TRPM8 channel-associated factor 2-like, translating to MVVVSHEGILKDSKFSQFLRNAVEWLKPSPEALVGVHPHLDSLSQLLLRAGTAVQAGAELSPSLGVYCMDAYGSARAKDLVGFVAGGGGLLVGGQAWHWASQHGKEKVLLEFPGNQSHLKLLSKLPTFFHLNAELGETDVSAWQSTICHYPAPWAELATEDIILTVPAADVHHMNNPASLLSICNKMMYAIARLAVIPATFPRPERMVADVHISHGWMHAGNPVMHHLKSVTEVVGVRSLEANGLWGAIHELGHNQQQSEQFSPHASKATCSLWSVYMNKTVLGIPKDKAHNALALELRKKIRDYLENGSQLKYWEVFTALETYLQVQEAFDWEALIKYFEYQNMSELPDDNDLKMNLWAETFFHLVKKNLTPFFKSWGWPPRRAFPQLVRRSNEAVHLLSRFLLMKMEI from the exons ATGGTGGTTGTTTCCCATGAAGGAATCTTGAAGGACTCCAAGTTCTCCCAGTTCCTCAGAAATGCTGTGGAGTGGCTCAAGCCTTCCCCCGAGGCCCTGGTTGGGGTCCATCCTCATCTGGattccctctcccagctgctgctcagggctggcacCGCAGTGCAGGCGGGGGCAGAGCTCAGCCCCTCGCTGGGGGTGTACTGTATGGACGCCTATGGCAGCGCGCGGGCGAAAGACCTGGTTGGCTTtgtggcgggggggggagggctgcTGGTTGGAGGCCAGGCCTGGCACTGGGCTAGTCAACATGGCAAGGAGAAGGTGCTGTTGGAGTTCCCTGGGAACCAG TCACACTTAAAACTTCTTTCTAAATTGCCTACCTTTTTTCACCTGAATGCTGAATTAGGGGAAACCGACGTCTCTGCCTGGCAGTCAACCATCTGTCATTACCCGGCcccctgggctgagctggccaCAGAGGACATCATCCTGACAGTACCAGCTGCTGATGTACACCACATGAACAACCCAGCGAGTCTGCTTTCCATCTGCAACAAGATGATGTATGCAATAGCCAGACTGGCAGTCATCCCAGCAACTTTTCCAAGGCCAGAGAGGATGGTGGCAGATGTCCATATATCTCATG GTTGGATGCATGCTGGCAACCCAGTCATGCATCATTTGAAGTCAGTGACAGAGGTGGTGGGTGTTCGGTCCCTTGAAGCCAATGGCCTTTGGGGTGCCATTCATGAGCTGGGCCACAACCAGCAGCAATCTGAACAGTTTTCCCCTCACGCCTCCAAAGCCACCTGCAGTCTCTGGTCTGTTTATATGAATAAGACTGTGTTGGGCATCCCAAAAGATAAGGCCCATAATGCACTTGCACTAGAACTTAGGAAGAAGATTCGAGATTACCTTGAAAATGGATCACAGCTGAAGTACTGGGAAGTATTTACTGCCCTGGAGACATACCTGCAG GTGCAAGAGGCTTTTGATTGGGAAGccttaattaaatattttgaatacCAAAATATGTCTGAACTCCCAGATGATAATGACTTAAAAATGAATCTGTGGGCAGAAACCTTTTTTCATCTGGTGAAGAAGAATTTGACTCCTTTCTTTAAATCCTGGGGATGGCCACCGAGGAGAGCCTTTCCCCAGCTGGTCAGACGATCTAATGAAGCAGTGCATCTCCTAAGCAGGTTTTTGCtcatgaaaatggaaatatga